The following are encoded in a window of Helicobacter sp. 'house sparrow 1' genomic DNA:
- a CDS encoding F0F1 ATP synthase subunit C: MNKKERVVRLFLSVFFGLTGLAFASGDDTMIKAFSVLAAVVGLGIAALGGAIGMGHAAAATISGTARNPGIAGKLTTTMFIALAMIEAQVIYTLVFAAIALYGNPWL; this comes from the coding sequence ATGAATAAGAAGGAGAGAGTTGTGAGACTATTTCTATCTGTGTTTTTTGGTTTAACAGGTTTGGCTTTTGCTTCTGGTGATGATACAATGATAAAAGCTTTTTCGGTTCTAGCTGCGGTTGTAGGATTAGGAATTGCTGCATTGGGTGGAGCAATTGGTATGGGTCATGCTGCAGCGGCTACAATTTCTGGAACTGCTAGAAATCCTGGTATCGCTGGTAAATTAACTACAACAATGTTTATTGCACTTGCAATGATTGAAGCACAGGTAATTTATACTCTAGTATTTGCAGCAATTGCACTTTATGGCAATCCTTGGCTTTAA
- a CDS encoding Sua5 YciO YrdC YwlC family protein produces MEVLKRFTRIPNGFKKRVRREQKATFILKNKKSFRLIFDKKHLLFLNQFLALYSSSANITSKDFCLKWAQEVSDIWIIDSREFEQKYPSTIYKISEKRLKKIR; encoded by the coding sequence TTGGAAGTCCTTAAAAGATTTACAAGGATTCCAAATGGCTTTAAAAAGAGAGTAAGAAGAGAGCAAAAAGCAACTTTTATACTAAAAAACAAAAAGTCTTTTAGACTCATATTTGATAAAAAACATCTATTGTTTCTTAATCAGTTTTTAGCCCTATACTCTTCATCAGCTAATATTACTTCAAAGGACTTTTGCCTAAAATGGGCTCAAGAGGTCAGTGATATTTGGATTATAGATTCAAGAGAGTTTGAGCAAAAATATCCCTCCACAATTTATAAAATTTCAGAAAAAAGGCTAAAAAAAATACGATAG
- a CDS encoding pyridoxal phosphate-dependent aminotransferase gives MRYSNKILNLAESATIAISTLAYNLKMQGRDILSFSTGEPDFDTPLAIKEAAISAINEGFTKYTPVAGILELREAIANKLRRENQLNYDASEILVSNGAKQSLFNIFQALIDTDDEVIIPAPYWVTYPELTNYSGGKSILVQTSQKDSFKLTPDLLKKHINKQTKLLVLTTPSNPTGMVYSKEEIKELYEVIKDTDIMIVSDEMYEKLVFDDSFCSIASINEDLLQRTITVNGLSKSVAMTGWRIGYLASKNQKLVKLMDNLQSQCTSNINSITQKASLVALNGKVDQEIERMRLSFLDRCNFAFEQINAISKLNVIKPQGAFYLFINIEETKMDSLSFSKQLLEQQGIAVVPGVAFGMDGYIRLSFACSMEQLQKGIERIKTFVNTL, from the coding sequence ATGAGATACTCAAATAAAATATTAAATTTGGCAGAATCTGCAACGATTGCAATAAGTACATTGGCATATAATTTAAAAATGCAAGGTAGGGATATTTTGAGCTTTTCGACGGGAGAGCCTGATTTTGATACACCATTGGCTATTAAAGAAGCTGCAATTTCGGCTATTAATGAAGGTTTTACTAAATATACTCCTGTTGCTGGTATTTTAGAATTACGAGAGGCTATTGCTAATAAGCTTAGAAGAGAAAACCAATTAAATTATGATGCTTCTGAGATATTGGTAAGCAATGGTGCTAAGCAATCTTTATTTAATATTTTTCAAGCTTTGATTGACACAGATGATGAAGTAATTATCCCTGCTCCCTATTGGGTCACTTACCCAGAGCTCACCAATTATAGTGGGGGAAAAAGCATTTTGGTTCAAACAAGTCAAAAAGATTCTTTTAAACTCACTCCTGATTTATTAAAAAAACATATTAACAAACAAACAAAACTTTTAGTATTGACAACACCATCTAACCCTACAGGGATGGTTTATAGTAAAGAAGAGATAAAAGAGCTTTATGAAGTTATTAAAGATACAGATATTATGATTGTTAGTGATGAGATGTATGAAAAATTGGTATTTGATGATAGCTTTTGTTCTATTGCTTCTATAAATGAAGATTTATTGCAAAGAACGATTACGGTAAATGGACTATCAAAGTCTGTTGCTATGACTGGTTGGAGAATAGGCTATCTTGCCTCAAAGAATCAAAAATTGGTTAAATTAATGGATAATCTACAAAGTCAATGCACATCAAATATAAACTCTATTACACAAAAGGCATCTTTGGTTGCCTTAAATGGGAAAGTAGATCAAGAGATTGAAAGAATGCGACTATCGTTTTTAGATCGTTGTAATTTTGCTTTTGAGCAAATTAATGCAATTTCAAAACTTAATGTTATTAAGCCACAGGGGGCTTTTTATTTATTTATTAATATCGAAGAAACAAAAATGGATTCTTTGAGTTTTTCAAAACAGCTTTTAGAACAACAAGGAATTGCTGTGGTTCCTGGTGTAGCATTTGGTATGGATGGCTATATAAGATTATCTTTTGCTTGTTCAATGGAGCAACTTCAAAAAGGAATTGAGAGGATTAAGACTTTTGTGAATACCCTCTAG
- the carB gene encoding carbamoyl-phosphate synthase large subunit, which yields MPKREDIKTILLIGSGPIVIGQACEFDYSGTQAVKTLKSLGYRVVLINSNPATIMTDPEFADKTYIEPITEEIVQRIIEIENVDAILPTMGGQTALNVAMKMYEKGMLGKVKFLGANPEAIKKGEDRRAFKEAMLKIGMDLPKSFYAYDENQAMEAAKAIGFPLIIRASFTLAGGGSGVAYNIEEFKSLAKAGLEASPISEILIEESLLGWKEYEMEVIRDKSDNCIIVCSIENLDPMGVHTGDSITIAPALTLTDKEYQRMRDASFAILREIGVDTGGSNVQFAIHPQTGRMIVIEMNPRVSRSSALASKATGYPIAKVATLLAVGFNLDEIQNDITGTPASFEPSIDYIVTKIPRFTFEKFPQVDSTLGTSMKSIGEVMAIGSNFYQSVQKALCSLETGLCGFDSLSTDVEHIRYEIRRPNANRILYLADAFRVGLDLQEIYDLSKIDPWFLGKIREIVLFEQKIISRILQDKDLMLRAKCLGFSDKMIAKILNKQENIEISESEVAYARLSLGVEKVYEEVDTCAAEFDSLTPYFYSSYYDFNLIKNAEETQNDNKKVLIIGGGPNRIGQGIEFDYCCVHASFALKDMGISSIMYNCNPETVSTDYDVSDTLYFEPIYFEYVRSVLDREKPDGIIVHFGGQTPLKLAKEINKYGAKIIGTPAKVIDIAEDREKFANFVKENNLRQPENGIAFTKEEAYRIANKIGFPVLVRPSYVLGGRAMRIVENDDELKIYMEEAVRVSENTPILIDKFLDGAIEIDVDCICDGNDVYIGGIMQHIEEAGIHSGDSASSLPTISIEEKMLKEINNTSALIARKLGVVGLMNIQYAIYNQTLYLIEVNPRASRTVPFVSKATGMPLAKIATRVMWQGNLKEALEFYSGFGSFEFNDGIYQPKRGKHISVKESVFPFNKLNDTDLLLGPEMKSTGEVMGISNSFGLSFAKSQMASKNTLPISGNLFLSLCDKDKKYAGEIAKSFQELGFNIYATSGTHKILEEAKIASTRVLKIYEGRPNIQDMITNDEIHLVINTSDNKPSKDDAKIIRTQVIRNSIPYFTTLEGARVAVEALKDMQRIDVHIPKSLQDFLREAQ from the coding sequence ATGCCAAAGAGAGAAGATATTAAAACTATTTTACTGATTGGCTCAGGGCCAATTGTAATTGGACAGGCTTGTGAGTTTGATTATTCTGGAACACAAGCAGTCAAAACTTTAAAATCATTGGGATATAGGGTAGTTTTGATCAATTCAAATCCTGCTACCATTATGACAGATCCAGAATTTGCGGATAAAACTTATATTGAGCCTATTACAGAGGAAATTGTTCAAAGAATTATTGAAATTGAAAATGTTGATGCAATACTTCCTACAATGGGCGGTCAAACAGCTTTAAATGTTGCAATGAAAATGTATGAAAAGGGTATGCTTGGAAAAGTTAAATTTTTAGGCGCTAATCCAGAGGCGATTAAAAAAGGAGAAGATAGAAGAGCCTTTAAGGAAGCAATGCTAAAAATTGGAATGGATTTACCAAAGTCTTTTTATGCCTATGATGAAAATCAAGCTATGGAAGCAGCAAAGGCTATAGGATTTCCTTTAATTATCCGTGCAAGTTTCACTCTTGCTGGTGGTGGAAGTGGGGTTGCTTATAATATTGAAGAATTTAAGTCGCTAGCAAAAGCAGGTTTAGAAGCAAGTCCAATTAGTGAAATTTTGATTGAAGAATCGCTTCTTGGTTGGAAAGAGTATGAGATGGAGGTTATTAGAGATAAGAGTGATAATTGTATCATCGTATGCTCCATTGAGAATCTTGATCCAATGGGGGTGCATACAGGAGATTCTATTACAATAGCACCTGCATTGACACTGACAGATAAAGAATATCAGAGAATGCGAGATGCTTCTTTTGCAATTTTAAGAGAAATTGGAGTGGATACTGGTGGAAGCAATGTGCAGTTTGCAATCCATCCGCAAACAGGTAGAATGATTGTGATTGAGATGAATCCTCGTGTATCAAGAAGTTCAGCTCTTGCTTCAAAAGCAACAGGTTATCCTATTGCAAAAGTTGCTACTCTTTTGGCAGTTGGTTTTAACTTGGATGAAATACAAAATGATATAACAGGTACCCCAGCGAGCTTTGAGCCAAGTATCGATTATATTGTTACAAAAATACCTCGTTTTACATTTGAAAAATTCCCCCAAGTAGATAGCACACTTGGAACATCTATGAAGAGTATAGGTGAGGTGATGGCTATAGGGTCTAACTTTTATCAAAGTGTCCAAAAAGCCCTTTGTAGTTTAGAAACTGGTCTTTGTGGCTTTGATTCATTAAGCACTGATGTAGAGCATATTAGATATGAGATACGCAGGCCAAATGCCAATAGAATACTTTATCTGGCAGATGCTTTTAGAGTAGGATTAGATTTACAAGAAATCTATGACTTAAGTAAAATTGATCCTTGGTTTTTAGGAAAAATTAGAGAAATTGTTTTATTTGAGCAAAAAATCATATCGCGGATTTTACAAGATAAAGATTTAATGTTGAGGGCAAAGTGTCTTGGTTTTAGTGATAAGATGATTGCAAAGATCTTAAATAAACAAGAAAATATTGAAATTAGTGAGAGTGAAGTAGCTTATGCAAGATTAAGTCTTGGTGTAGAAAAAGTTTATGAAGAAGTAGATACCTGTGCTGCTGAGTTTGATAGTTTGACTCCTTATTTTTATTCTAGCTACTATGATTTTAATTTAATTAAAAATGCAGAAGAGACTCAAAATGACAACAAAAAAGTTTTGATTATTGGAGGAGGACCTAATCGTATCGGACAGGGTATTGAGTTTGATTATTGTTGTGTGCATGCTAGTTTTGCACTCAAAGATATGGGAATTTCTAGCATTATGTATAACTGTAATCCAGAAACAGTAAGCACAGATTATGATGTGAGCGATACCCTATATTTTGAACCCATTTATTTTGAATATGTGAGATCTGTCCTAGATAGAGAAAAACCTGATGGAATTATTGTTCATTTTGGAGGACAAACACCTTTAAAACTTGCTAAAGAAATTAATAAATATGGTGCAAAAATAATTGGGACTCCAGCAAAAGTGATTGACATAGCAGAAGATAGAGAAAAATTTGCTAATTTTGTGAAAGAAAATAATTTAAGGCAACCAGAAAATGGTATTGCTTTTACAAAAGAAGAGGCCTATCGCATCGCAAATAAAATAGGTTTTCCTGTTTTAGTAAGACCAAGCTACGTGCTTGGAGGAAGAGCTATGCGTATTGTAGAAAATGATGATGAACTAAAGATTTATATGGAAGAGGCTGTCCGTGTAAGCGAAAATACCCCAATTTTAATTGATAAATTTTTAGATGGTGCAATTGAAATTGATGTAGATTGTATTTGTGATGGCAATGATGTATATATTGGTGGTATTATGCAGCATATTGAAGAAGCTGGGATTCATAGTGGGGATTCTGCTTCTTCTTTGCCAACTATTAGCATAGAAGAAAAGATGTTAAAAGAAATTAATAATACCAGTGCTTTAATTGCAAGGAAACTTGGTGTAGTTGGCTTAATGAATATACAGTATGCAATTTATAATCAGACACTTTATTTGATTGAAGTAAATCCAAGGGCTTCTAGAACAGTTCCTTTTGTAAGCAAGGCTACAGGAATGCCATTGGCAAAAATTGCAACTCGCGTGATGTGGCAAGGAAATTTGAAAGAAGCGCTAGAGTTTTATAGTGGGTTTGGTAGCTTTGAGTTTAATGATGGAATCTATCAGCCAAAGAGAGGAAAACATATTTCAGTAAAAGAGTCAGTTTTTCCTTTTAATAAGTTAAATGATACAGATTTATTACTTGGCCCAGAGATGAAGAGCACGGGTGAAGTAATGGGTATTAGCAATAGCTTTGGTTTAAGTTTTGCAAAAAGTCAAATGGCAAGTAAAAATACCTTGCCAATATCAGGTAATTTATTTCTTTCCTTGTGTGATAAGGACAAGAAGTATGCAGGGGAAATTGCAAAAAGCTTTCAGGAGTTAGGTTTTAATATCTATGCTACAAGTGGGACACATAAGATCTTAGAAGAAGCTAAAATTGCTTCCACAAGAGTACTAAAAATTTATGAAGGTAGGCCAAATATCCAGGATATGATTACAAATGATGAAATTCATCTAGTTATTAATACTTCTGATAATAAGCCAAGTAAAGATGATGCAAAAATTATACGCACACAAGTAATTCGCAACTCTATTCCCTATTTTACAACGCTTGAGGGTGCAAGGGTTGCTGTTGAGGCCTTAAAGGATATGCAAAGAATAGATGTGCATATACCAAAGTCTTTACAAGATTTTTTAAGGGAAGCACAATAG